A stretch of Paenibacillus peoriae DNA encodes these proteins:
- a CDS encoding ferredoxin — protein MAKYTWVEKDTCIACGACGATAPDIYDYDDEGLAEVIFEGDANQGIKAISEDLFDDMQDACDGCPTDSIKVADEPFNKEG, from the coding sequence ATGGCTAAATACACTTGGGTAGAAAAAGATACATGCATTGCATGCGGAGCCTGTGGCGCTACAGCACCAGACATTTATGATTATGATGATGAAGGTTTGGCTGAAGTGATCTTTGAAGGGGATGCCAACCAAGGCATCAAGGCGATCTCAGAAGACCTGTTTGATGATATGCAGGATGCTTGTGACGGTTGCCCTACGGATTCCATTAAAGTAGCAGACGAGCCGTTCAATAAAGAAGGTTAA
- a CDS encoding L,D-transpeptidase: protein MNHSPHLKSYVKKHPDNKMAWYLLGKEYESSGQEGKANYCFNRAGEVFEAFEHKQIPADVWMEYQDKLVQMSKEKERRTARTRHLLTALMVLLLIWVPSANSPRPSNENTIDPSGTEQAAIDNIEVTKVATADPKEMAQIGVVGGVFTAQARKGSEAGTGLTDMLAKTSRLPSKTTVLGMEQGGSWLLWREGMKPLLSVQNKGNGGLAVQSYDAAACACKPSDSENLRKAGLKWAAGQEELAVLNSSMRAFRSQHQRLPQSLDELTRDFPANTMYGTTDGMKKAFTPMRNLLASPGKGTGKAVDLDADLSAESSPLLASSLHGRPFLGQPLRIVVDKSKHRLALVSGNVLIRNYPIGLGGERTPEGKFVITDKVVNPNGKSNGEFGSRGMQLSATNYAIHGTNEPDSIGKNESLGCVRMGKEDVEELFALVPSGTEVVIGNGGLPDQVLVPGSRFTSEPQHDQTNPRKTYHWLN, encoded by the coding sequence ATGAACCATTCGCCTCATCTTAAATCGTATGTGAAAAAACACCCTGATAACAAAATGGCCTGGTATTTACTCGGCAAAGAGTATGAGAGCAGCGGTCAGGAGGGCAAAGCAAATTATTGCTTTAATCGCGCAGGAGAAGTGTTCGAAGCCTTCGAGCATAAACAGATTCCGGCAGACGTATGGATGGAATATCAGGATAAACTGGTTCAGATGTCCAAGGAGAAGGAGCGAAGAACGGCTCGAACACGTCACCTGTTAACTGCGTTAATGGTACTACTGCTCATATGGGTTCCTTCAGCTAATTCACCGAGACCTTCAAATGAGAATACAATTGATCCATCCGGAACTGAGCAGGCAGCAATTGATAATATTGAAGTTACGAAAGTGGCCACTGCTGATCCGAAGGAGATGGCCCAGATCGGTGTGGTTGGTGGTGTGTTTACGGCTCAAGCTCGAAAAGGGAGTGAAGCTGGAACGGGGCTTACTGATATGTTGGCTAAGACTAGCCGACTGCCATCCAAGACTACGGTGTTGGGCATGGAGCAAGGGGGCTCGTGGCTGCTCTGGAGAGAGGGCATGAAACCATTACTTAGTGTACAGAACAAAGGAAACGGCGGATTAGCTGTTCAGTCTTACGACGCAGCTGCGTGTGCTTGTAAGCCGTCAGACAGTGAAAATCTTCGCAAAGCAGGTCTAAAATGGGCTGCTGGACAGGAGGAATTAGCTGTGCTGAATAGCTCCATGCGTGCTTTTCGCTCACAGCATCAACGTCTTCCCCAGAGTCTTGATGAACTGACTCGAGACTTTCCCGCTAACACGATGTATGGTACGACAGACGGGATGAAGAAGGCTTTTACACCTATGCGTAATTTACTTGCTTCACCAGGAAAGGGAACAGGGAAGGCAGTAGATTTAGACGCAGACTTGTCGGCCGAAAGCAGTCCATTACTGGCATCGTCATTGCACGGAAGGCCTTTTCTGGGGCAACCGCTGCGAATTGTGGTGGACAAATCCAAGCATAGGCTTGCCCTGGTGAGTGGCAATGTACTTATTCGAAATTATCCTATCGGTTTGGGTGGAGAAAGAACACCAGAAGGGAAATTTGTGATTACCGATAAAGTAGTAAATCCGAACGGCAAATCCAACGGTGAGTTTGGCAGCCGTGGAATGCAACTGTCTGCAACGAATTATGCCATTCATGGCACGAACGAGCCGGACAGCATTGGCAAAAATGAGTCTTTGGGTTGCGTCCGAATGGGTAAAGAGGATGTGGAGGAATTGTTTGCACTCGTACCTTCGGGTACGGAGGTAGTCATTGGTAACGGCGGATTGCCTGATCAAGTGCTTGTGCCTGGTTCTCGATTTACAAGTGAGCCGCAGCATGACCAGACGAATCCCCGCAAAACCTATCACTGGCTAAATTAA
- a CDS encoding quinone-dependent dihydroorotate dehydrogenase, with amino-acid sequence MLYRRIAKPVFFKMSPETAHHVVIDGLKHAGSLPGGAATLRGMYGVKETEDLAVDLFGIHFPNPIGLAAGLDKNAEAVTGFSSIGFGFMEVGTVTPVGQPGNDRPRLFRLPPDEALVNRMGFNNLGAESMAKRLAALKHRPVPVAVNIGKNKITPNEDAHKDYEKCISALYPYADFFVVNISSPNTPDLRKLQHGDELKSLLEAVRAEMGVQAKKYGNAKSVLVKIAPDVSDEELEYMTDAIAASGVDGIIATNTTISRAGLTHRNASETGGLSGKPLRDRSTEVIGRVYRQTEGKLPIIGSGGIFTSRDAYDKIKAGASLIEIYTALIYEGPEVNRAIHAGLRELLRKDGFRHITEAVGADHR; translated from the coding sequence GTGTTGTATCGAAGGATTGCGAAACCTGTTTTTTTTAAAATGAGTCCAGAGACGGCCCATCATGTAGTCATTGACGGTTTAAAACATGCGGGCTCACTTCCTGGTGGAGCAGCGACACTGCGAGGAATGTACGGAGTCAAGGAGACGGAGGATCTTGCCGTTGATCTGTTTGGCATTCATTTTCCCAACCCGATTGGACTGGCTGCAGGACTGGATAAAAATGCAGAAGCGGTTACTGGTTTTTCTTCCATCGGGTTTGGATTTATGGAAGTAGGAACGGTGACACCTGTGGGACAGCCCGGTAACGATCGGCCACGTTTGTTCCGACTGCCTCCCGATGAGGCATTAGTCAATCGGATGGGCTTTAACAATCTGGGTGCTGAGAGCATGGCCAAGCGTCTGGCTGCACTCAAACATCGACCTGTTCCGGTCGCAGTTAATATCGGCAAAAATAAAATCACGCCCAATGAGGATGCTCATAAGGACTATGAAAAGTGTATTTCCGCACTGTATCCGTATGCGGACTTCTTTGTAGTGAATATTAGCTCGCCGAATACGCCGGATTTACGAAAGCTCCAGCATGGTGATGAACTGAAGTCGTTATTGGAAGCGGTTCGGGCAGAGATGGGAGTCCAGGCGAAAAAGTATGGCAATGCCAAGTCTGTACTGGTTAAAATTGCGCCAGATGTATCGGATGAGGAATTGGAATATATGACAGATGCGATTGCTGCCAGTGGAGTAGACGGCATTATTGCGACCAATACAACGATATCCAGAGCTGGTTTAACGCACCGAAATGCGAGTGAAACAGGAGGGCTGAGTGGTAAGCCGCTGCGTGACCGTTCCACAGAGGTCATCGGACGGGTGTATCGCCAGACGGAAGGTAAGCTTCCTATTATCGGATCAGGCGGTATATTCACGAGCCGTGATGCCTATGACAAAATTAAAGCAGGCGCAAGTCTGATTGAAATTTATACAGCATTGATCTACGAAGGGCCGGAAGTAAATAGAGCTATACATGCTGGCCTGCGTGAGCTGCTTCGAAAGGACGGCTTTAGACACATTACCGAGGCAGTTGGTGCAGATCACAGATAA
- a CDS encoding GTP pyrophosphokinase, whose amino-acid sequence MDGRDWGTFLLPYDQAVEELKVKFKTMRAELKKREEYAPIEFVTGRVKKISSILDKAKRLQVPSDQLETGIEDIAGIRIMCQFVEDIRRVAEYIRRRKDLTVLYEKDYITNYKDSGYRSFHMIVEYPVQTAVGLKIVLAEIQIRTLAMNFWATIEHSLSYKYRESLPDNMRTRLKKAAEAAFVLDNEMSSMRLEILEAQKKFEDEANIVSKVLTGMHRLYFYHKISETIDAQRRFNELWERHDMEGIKLLHDEVKEMLEASTKEEDRDEY is encoded by the coding sequence ATGGACGGAAGAGACTGGGGAACATTTTTACTGCCATATGATCAGGCGGTGGAAGAGCTTAAGGTCAAGTTCAAAACAATGCGTGCGGAGCTGAAAAAGCGCGAGGAATACGCTCCTATCGAATTCGTAACCGGACGGGTTAAAAAAATATCAAGCATCCTCGATAAGGCGAAGAGATTACAGGTTCCTTCTGATCAGCTGGAGACGGGAATCGAGGATATTGCAGGTATTCGCATTATGTGTCAATTTGTAGAGGATATTCGGCGGGTGGCCGAATATATCAGAAGACGTAAGGATTTGACCGTACTGTATGAAAAGGACTATATCACCAATTATAAAGACAGTGGCTATCGCAGCTTTCATATGATTGTGGAGTATCCGGTTCAGACAGCAGTCGGGCTGAAAATCGTGCTGGCAGAAATTCAAATCCGTACTTTGGCTATGAATTTTTGGGCAACCATAGAGCATTCTCTTAGCTATAAGTATCGTGAAAGCTTGCCTGATAATATGCGTACACGGTTGAAAAAGGCAGCTGAGGCAGCCTTTGTATTGGATAATGAGATGTCTTCCATGCGTCTTGAAATATTGGAAGCGCAGAAAAAATTCGAGGATGAAGCCAATATCGTTTCCAAAGTGCTAACAGGCATGCATCGGCTGTATTTCTACCATAAGATCAGTGAAACGATTGATGCGCAGCGCAGATTCAATGAACTGTGGGAACGGCACGACATGGAAGGAATCAAGCTGCTTCACGATGAGGTCAAGGAGATGCTAGAAGCCTCTACCAAGGAAGAAGACAGGGATGAGTATTAA
- a CDS encoding DUF309 domain-containing protein: protein MAHLSYEPLYVTYLVYFNRDRDYFECHEVLEELWLKLDRDPVYKGLLQVAVGLYHFRNGNYRGGHMMLDSAVHRLEHAPSQALGINMVKLVEEARICARQLAEAVMTGTEELQQEPPVYRDMTIEIVEPGLRRAVEKASSSIPVNIPQQRGPRRGEKHEQRQQALEASIRRRQAAGGSGSVSAETKDAP from the coding sequence ATGGCACACCTTTCCTACGAACCGCTATACGTGACTTATTTGGTATACTTCAATCGTGATCGGGATTACTTTGAATGTCATGAGGTACTGGAAGAGCTGTGGCTTAAGCTGGACCGTGACCCTGTATATAAAGGTTTGCTGCAAGTTGCTGTAGGGCTGTATCATTTTCGGAATGGTAACTATCGTGGTGGACATATGATGCTGGATAGTGCGGTCCACCGGTTGGAGCATGCTCCTTCGCAGGCGCTGGGCATTAATATGGTGAAGCTGGTGGAAGAGGCGCGCATTTGCGCTCGTCAGCTTGCTGAAGCTGTTATGACCGGCACGGAAGAGCTTCAGCAAGAACCGCCGGTTTATCGGGATATGACGATTGAAATCGTCGAGCCCGGGTTGCGCCGGGCCGTGGAGAAGGCATCGTCGTCTATTCCGGTCAACATTCCGCAGCAAAGAGGTCCTCGGCGTGGGGAAAAGCATGAGCAGCGTCAGCAGGCGCTGGAAGCTTCTATTAGGCGAAGACAGGCCGCTGGCGGCTCAGGTTCTGTCTCAGCGGAAACGAAGGATGCACCTTGA
- a CDS encoding thioredoxin family protein, protein MNAQNSNKKKLIPVIGFFVVLVILIGVLLALNSGTKNKLYGVSTASLNPATQELLNDPNYQQIIKPEDLQSKIDKKENFFVYHFASDCVHCRATTPKLLPLSKQENITMHEFNLREYEDGWDKYKIEYTPTLIYYEKGVEKERMVGGLKENPSDNGYTLDDFKAFFEKYKKNVTS, encoded by the coding sequence TTGAACGCACAAAATTCCAACAAAAAAAAGCTTATACCCGTCATCGGCTTTTTTGTTGTGCTGGTCATTTTGATTGGTGTGCTGCTCGCTTTAAATTCAGGCACTAAAAACAAGCTGTATGGCGTTTCCACAGCCTCGTTAAATCCTGCTACTCAAGAGCTGCTGAATGACCCGAACTATCAGCAAATTATTAAGCCGGAAGATTTACAGAGCAAAATTGACAAAAAGGAAAACTTTTTCGTCTATCATTTCGCCTCCGACTGTGTGCATTGCCGCGCCACTACTCCCAAGCTCTTGCCTTTGAGCAAGCAGGAGAACATCACGATGCACGAATTTAACCTGCGTGAGTATGAGGATGGCTGGGACAAGTATAAGATTGAGTATACCCCTACGCTCATTTATTACGAAAAAGGCGTGGAAAAGGAACGTATGGTAGGCGGGTTGAAGGAAAATCCTTCGGACAATGGATACACACTCGACGATTTCAAAGCCTTCTTTGAGAAATATAAAAAGAACGTAACCTCCTAA
- a CDS encoding RsmB/NOP family class I SAM-dependent RNA methyltransferase, with protein MGVQLPTAFVKRMEQLLGEEFEAFMTAYDHTPHAGIRVNTLKIPVEDFKKRSPFELRPIPWCATGFYIPHGTKPGLHPYYHAGLYYVQEPSAMSPVELLNVAQDEAVLDLCAAPGGKSTQIAAKLQGSGVLVTNDISADRTKALAKNVELYGVRNAVVLNESPDRIADAFPHFFDKILIDAPCSGEGMFRKDEDMAKQWETHSVDKCIVMQRDILRVAASMLSAGGRIVYSTCTFAPEENEGMIAEFLEAHPDFDVVPVSSEAGFAPGHPEWMSEEVASAYPELRGTARLWPHLVEGEGHYIAVLQHQGGHAAAIEDHTESEDLTPFEDKDDRALNIDAAYPRKKPFLSVREAQTPSRQGRHGTGEPKRSGKGMDGKSGKGRSARGLGGIKSRSGKENVKSAVRSPQDVLESYHQFVKEQLEVSFTGYTVVYGDRIYQSPLASHRLDGLKVVRPGWFMGTDKNGRFVPSHPLAVALRSSEAVRSINLSSSDAEAIRYLKGETLSIPVERMALRNEVQPKGHTLVCIDGYSAGWGKWQDGMLKNEYPTGWRWTSV; from the coding sequence ATGGGTGTACAGCTCCCCACAGCATTTGTAAAGCGCATGGAGCAATTGCTCGGCGAAGAATTTGAAGCATTTATGACTGCCTATGACCACACGCCCCATGCCGGGATTCGCGTCAATACATTAAAAATTCCGGTAGAGGACTTTAAGAAACGTTCTCCGTTCGAACTGCGGCCGATTCCGTGGTGTGCCACGGGTTTTTATATTCCGCACGGTACAAAGCCGGGATTACACCCTTACTACCATGCGGGGCTGTACTATGTACAGGAACCGAGTGCAATGTCTCCGGTTGAGCTGCTCAATGTAGCTCAGGACGAAGCTGTATTGGACTTATGTGCTGCACCGGGCGGGAAATCAACCCAAATAGCTGCCAAATTACAAGGAAGCGGCGTATTGGTGACAAATGATATTAGCGCGGACCGAACCAAAGCGTTGGCTAAAAATGTGGAATTGTACGGTGTGCGTAATGCCGTGGTACTGAATGAAAGCCCGGATCGAATCGCCGATGCCTTTCCACATTTTTTTGACAAGATACTAATTGATGCACCTTGCTCGGGAGAAGGTATGTTCCGCAAGGATGAGGACATGGCAAAACAATGGGAAACGCATTCGGTAGATAAATGTATAGTCATGCAACGGGACATTTTGCGTGTAGCGGCCTCAATGCTGAGCGCAGGAGGGAGAATTGTCTATTCGACCTGCACCTTTGCGCCAGAAGAAAATGAAGGAATGATCGCAGAATTTCTGGAGGCTCACCCCGATTTTGACGTAGTCCCTGTTTCGTCAGAAGCAGGCTTTGCACCAGGCCACCCGGAATGGATGAGTGAAGAGGTCGCGTCAGCATACCCCGAGCTGCGGGGAACAGCACGCCTTTGGCCGCATCTCGTAGAGGGAGAAGGCCATTATATCGCTGTATTGCAGCATCAGGGGGGGCATGCCGCTGCGATAGAAGATCACACTGAATCGGAGGATTTGACTCCATTTGAGGACAAGGATGATAGGGCATTGAATATAGATGCAGCGTATCCACGGAAGAAGCCGTTTTTATCCGTCAGGGAAGCGCAGACACCAAGCCGTCAAGGAAGACATGGAACTGGTGAGCCTAAACGAAGTGGAAAAGGAATGGACGGGAAGTCCGGTAAAGGAAGGTCCGCGCGCGGCTTGGGTGGCATTAAGTCCCGATCTGGCAAAGAAAATGTAAAATCCGCTGTACGCTCCCCACAGGATGTGCTGGAATCCTATCACCAATTTGTGAAGGAGCAACTGGAAGTGTCTTTTACAGGCTATACGGTGGTTTATGGAGATCGCATTTATCAGTCGCCACTGGCATCACATCGTTTGGACGGCCTTAAGGTGGTGCGACCAGGCTGGTTTATGGGTACTGACAAGAATGGTCGCTTTGTGCCTTCACACCCGCTGGCGGTGGCATTACGCTCTTCAGAGGCGGTTAGAAGCATCAATCTCTCCAGTTCAGATGCTGAGGCCATCCGGTATTTAAAAGGGGAGACCTTGTCCATCCCCGTTGAGAGAATGGCACTGCGGAACGAAGTCCAGCCCAAAGGCCATACTCTCGTGTGCATTGATGGTTATTCGGCTGGGTGGGGCAAATGGCAGGATGGCATGCTCAAAAATGAATACCCTACAGGCTGGAGGTGGACATCGGTATGA
- a CDS encoding pseudouridine synthase, translating into MSGKGRQTQRLDKVLTHMGYGTRSDIKRQVKQGIITVNGKTTKDSGLQVHPYQDQIEVNGERVVFREYIYIMLHKPPGVISATEDTRERTVLDLLSAEERHFEPFPVGRLDKDTEGLLLLTNDGKLAHELLSPRRHVPKTYEATVSGHVTEEDILQFTAGVELDDGYVTLPAQLTILRHEHPYQADGEVISYISLVIHEGKFHQVKRMFEAVGKKVTYLKRTAMGPLKLDEQLPLGSYRELTSEELTWIGRDIASATSEV; encoded by the coding sequence ATGAGTGGAAAAGGGAGACAAACGCAACGTTTGGATAAAGTTTTAACCCATATGGGATATGGCACCCGTAGTGATATCAAGCGACAGGTGAAGCAAGGGATAATCACGGTAAACGGGAAGACCACCAAGGATAGCGGCTTACAGGTTCATCCATACCAGGATCAGATTGAAGTGAACGGGGAACGTGTTGTTTTTCGGGAGTATATTTATATCATGCTGCACAAGCCACCAGGTGTCATCTCTGCAACTGAAGATACAAGGGAGCGGACGGTACTGGATTTGCTGAGTGCGGAGGAACGACATTTTGAGCCTTTTCCAGTAGGACGTTTAGATAAAGATACAGAAGGATTATTGCTATTGACCAACGACGGTAAACTAGCGCATGAGCTACTTTCTCCACGGCGGCATGTTCCTAAAACGTATGAAGCTACCGTGTCGGGTCATGTCACGGAGGAGGATATTCTTCAATTTACAGCAGGAGTGGAACTGGATGATGGGTATGTTACCCTTCCCGCACAGTTGACTATTCTTCGCCACGAACATCCGTACCAGGCAGATGGAGAAGTCATTTCCTATATTTCGCTTGTCATCCATGAGGGTAAATTTCATCAAGTGAAGCGTATGTTCGAGGCGGTTGGTAAAAAGGTGACCTATTTGAAAAGAACGGCCATGGGACCATTGAAGCTGGATGAACAGCTTCCACTGGGCAGCTATCGAGAGCTGACTAGTGAAGAGCTGACATGGATCGGCCGGGATATAGCATCTGCAACGTCAGAAGTTTGA
- a CDS encoding GGDEF domain-containing protein, translated as MLTLLSLSGTLGPPSLAEAVSAACGLYIILMMALMCVIIYSRQRKKAYILFSVAAIIIMTYEAMNLYSAGGGKMQLQGIVWKNVLEASAFVLINAAVFQLYRKLKRVQTWTLLLLGALLILPVTAWTAGLLPAWISAAKLVGFTLFYRVLVLILSLVFITPRIGQPKKYVAGLFMYSLWLGYLWLRNDIPEEAGKSNTVLYMSFLPLLYYTTLFIILFERIVELLQRIYRSSITDGLTGLYNRKYFSGRLRRYMDQGIRVSVIFCDIDNFKKLNDTQGHARADEVLKQVAQIMEDELDEIGLTGRYGGEELVAMVVDRRAKVGHVAERIRERVAEESIVTISVGHSTVKKEMNPDELVKQADQAMYISKTTGKNKVTAYKAAEVKKSRAARAQ; from the coding sequence ATGTTGACGTTGTTGTCCTTATCGGGAACCTTGGGTCCCCCATCTCTGGCCGAGGCCGTAAGTGCAGCCTGCGGTTTGTATATTATACTCATGATGGCACTGATGTGCGTGATCATATATAGCAGACAACGAAAAAAAGCCTATATCCTTTTTTCAGTTGCCGCTATTATTATTATGACATATGAAGCCATGAATCTCTATTCAGCAGGCGGAGGCAAGATGCAACTCCAAGGAATCGTGTGGAAAAATGTACTGGAGGCGTCTGCCTTCGTACTCATCAATGCCGCCGTATTTCAACTATACCGGAAGCTGAAACGTGTGCAGACATGGACCTTGCTACTGCTGGGTGCGTTATTGATATTGCCGGTTACTGCCTGGACAGCAGGTTTGTTGCCCGCTTGGATCAGCGCAGCGAAACTGGTTGGGTTCACTCTATTTTATCGAGTACTGGTGCTTATACTGAGCCTTGTGTTTATCACCCCACGAATCGGGCAGCCAAAGAAGTATGTGGCGGGCTTATTCATGTATTCGCTCTGGCTCGGCTATTTATGGCTGCGAAATGACATCCCTGAAGAAGCTGGCAAATCAAACACAGTCTTATATATGTCATTTTTACCATTGTTGTACTACACTACGTTATTCATCATTCTATTTGAACGAATTGTGGAGCTGCTCCAAAGGATTTACCGTTCTTCCATCACCGATGGCCTGACCGGGCTATATAACCGTAAATATTTTTCGGGGCGACTACGGCGATATATGGACCAGGGAATCCGCGTGTCGGTCATTTTTTGCGATATTGACAATTTCAAAAAGTTGAATGATACGCAGGGTCATGCTCGTGCCGATGAAGTACTCAAACAGGTGGCACAGATTATGGAGGATGAACTGGATGAAATCGGACTGACCGGACGATATGGTGGCGAGGAACTGGTCGCAATGGTTGTGGATCGACGGGCCAAGGTTGGACATGTCGCAGAACGTATCCGCGAACGGGTCGCGGAGGAAAGCATTGTCACAATCAGTGTCGGACACAGTACAGTGAAGAAGGAAATGAACCCGGATGAACTGGTCAAACAGGCCGATCAAGCGATGTACATATCCAAAACGACAGGTAAAAACAAGGTTACAGCTTATAAAGCAGCCGAAGTGAAAAAAAGTCGGGCAGCACGCGCACAATAA
- a CDS encoding glycosyltransferase family 4 protein, giving the protein MKLLQALFFPPEQPGGVSSMIPYLQERFTSPRWEMELFSIPKRIRNKGRDEVIFDTFDWTRYEQYPIVQKYIQTYRDYLWWTRLRIQKPYDLIHAHHPIAGIAMKTVFPDIPLVQTIHSSYEKELILNGKIEENGPEHQFLVSLYGEMEQKADRLIAVSHSFQHYLTPYVQNPQDIAVIPNGYDEKRFKPIPHENEVTQLITVCRLVPAKGLDILLRACAELKKRNMEFVLHIIGDGPVRPELEEMARELDIYHETIFYGYTLHPEEFMPFFDVFVLPSRAEAFGSVFAEAALSCLALVGTEVGGIPEQIEDGVNGLLVPPDHPKALADALEKVIADPAYRYELARSACDKAKSSYSLSRAVNELKKMYLKFPH; this is encoded by the coding sequence ATGAAATTGCTACAGGCTCTCTTTTTCCCACCCGAGCAACCGGGAGGTGTTTCATCCATGATTCCATATCTGCAAGAGCGATTTACATCCCCCCGTTGGGAAATGGAGCTATTTTCAATCCCTAAACGGATTCGTAACAAGGGTAGGGACGAAGTAATTTTTGATACCTTTGACTGGACGAGATATGAACAATATCCAATCGTTCAAAAATATATTCAGACGTACCGTGACTATTTGTGGTGGACCCGGCTTCGTATTCAGAAGCCCTATGACCTCATTCATGCTCATCACCCCATTGCCGGGATTGCTATGAAAACTGTTTTTCCTGACATCCCGCTTGTACAGACGATTCACTCTTCCTATGAGAAGGAGTTAATCCTAAACGGGAAAATAGAGGAGAACGGGCCTGAACACCAATTCTTGGTATCACTGTACGGGGAAATGGAGCAGAAGGCGGATCGCCTGATAGCGGTATCTCATTCTTTTCAGCATTATTTAACTCCTTACGTTCAGAATCCGCAAGACATTGCAGTCATTCCGAATGGATATGATGAGAAGCGCTTCAAGCCCATTCCACACGAAAATGAAGTGACACAGCTCATAACCGTTTGCCGCCTTGTTCCGGCGAAAGGATTGGATATTTTATTGCGGGCCTGTGCTGAACTTAAAAAAAGAAATATGGAATTTGTGCTTCATATTATTGGAGATGGCCCGGTTCGCCCTGAGCTGGAAGAGATGGCGCGAGAGCTTGATATATACCATGAGACGATTTTTTATGGATATACCCTTCATCCAGAAGAGTTTATGCCTTTCTTTGATGTATTTGTTTTGCCTTCTCGAGCGGAGGCCTTTGGTTCGGTATTTGCGGAAGCAGCGTTGAGTTGTCTGGCATTGGTAGGCACAGAAGTGGGAGGAATACCGGAGCAGATTGAGGATGGGGTCAATGGTCTGCTCGTGCCACCCGACCATCCGAAGGCACTGGCAGACGCATTAGAAAAGGTCATCGCTGATCCTGCCTATCGTTATGAGTTGGCTAGATCTGCCTGCGATAAGGCTAAATCAAGCTATTCTTTGAGTCGAGCGGTTAACGAGTTGAAGAAAATGTATTTGAAATTTCCACACTAA
- a CDS encoding YkvI family membrane protein translates to MKRNIHVFQIAFTYIGTIVGAGFATGQEILQFFTQYGRWATLTIMLSTIIFVWLGTKMMLIAHDISAKSYEDLNKHLFGANAGKWISWFTLIVLIGVNSVMLAGAGSVFVEHLHLHYQTGLLITLIGTYLLLSKGIKAILHMNTVVVPLMIIMSLLLVHSTLSMPNPQSFITNTTDHSTFRTLLSPLLYTSFNLTMAQAVLVPLGSQTFSRRTIRWGGVLGGVGVGFMLMAAHFAMSAHMPGIQQFEIPMGSIAYRLGAFVEIIYILLIFMEIFSTFVADIYGVSLQIRQHVQISPKLITLFIMLTCFLISQFGFSSLLSVLYPIFGMLSLMWVSKLIMAGRGRPFRSSRPHSSLRHSDPKPGDTRHG, encoded by the coding sequence ATGAAACGTAATATTCATGTTTTTCAGATTGCTTTTACATACATCGGCACAATCGTCGGTGCCGGATTTGCTACCGGACAAGAAATTCTGCAATTTTTTACGCAGTACGGTCGTTGGGCTACTCTCACTATTATGCTGTCCACAATCATATTTGTATGGTTGGGTACGAAAATGATGCTGATCGCTCATGATATTTCAGCCAAATCTTACGAGGACCTGAACAAACATCTTTTTGGCGCCAATGCCGGGAAATGGATTAGCTGGTTCACGCTCATCGTGCTGATTGGCGTAAACAGCGTCATGTTGGCAGGAGCCGGCTCTGTTTTTGTAGAGCACCTTCACCTGCATTACCAAACCGGACTGCTTATTACACTGATTGGTACTTATTTGCTGCTAAGTAAAGGCATTAAAGCCATCTTACACATGAACACCGTGGTTGTCCCTCTGATGATCATCATGTCTCTTCTGCTCGTTCACAGCACGCTCTCCATGCCCAATCCGCAGAGTTTTATTACGAATACGACAGATCACAGTACATTTCGAACCTTGCTCTCTCCACTGCTGTACACGTCCTTCAACCTAACTATGGCCCAAGCCGTGCTTGTACCACTTGGCAGCCAAACCTTTTCCCGAAGAACCATCCGCTGGGGCGGAGTTTTGGGCGGAGTTGGTGTCGGGTTTATGCTGATGGCTGCACACTTTGCCATGTCAGCACATATGCCGGGTATTCAGCAATTTGAAATCCCTATGGGAAGCATTGCTTATCGTCTGGGTGCCTTCGTCGAAATCATATACATTCTACTCATTTTCATGGAAATCTTCAGTACCTTTGTAGCCGACATTTACGGAGTCAGTCTGCAAATTCGTCAGCATGTCCAAATTTCGCCCAAGCTCATCACACTATTCATTATGCTCACCTGTTTTTTAATCAGTCAGTTCGGCTTTAGCTCACTGTTATCTGTTCTTTATCCTATTTTCGGGATGCTCAGTCTGATGTGGGTTAGTAAACTGATCATGGCAGGACGCGGGAGACCTTTCCGTTCCTCACGTCCTCACTCCAGCCTTCGGCATTCTGATCCCAAACCAGGTGATACTCGTCATGGTTAG